A single genomic interval of Xyrauchen texanus isolate HMW12.3.18 chromosome 8, RBS_HiC_50CHRs, whole genome shotgun sequence harbors:
- the LOC127648342 gene encoding uncharacterized protein LOC127648342, whose translation MLHSPNTHQKPAVLGDQSQTSTSVHETSSSSSADTLIIERDPIPEYGEPCFISPESAEDRSWKPCEACKTEVEKLVEEKAKLHDVLCGISGEHLEAFRSFLDKVEQIQPQAGVWAPKGRSRQQELYPGSGLFLSSTHLAAIHATAKKDCLRLFHLLFDEFFTAEECQNAVAFGKHGKVPDGKRVLDKFKVNAILTYVMRCSTLDGWTPVEKSKVKKAFINKCRIRATTLNIGWGTQRHLLK comes from the exons ATGTTGCACAGTCCTAATACACATCAAAAACCTGCTGTTCTTGGGGACCAGAGCCAGACAAGCACCTCTGTACATGAGACTTCTTCAAGCTCATCTGCAGATACTTTAATCATCGAGCGTGATCCAATTCCAGAATATGGAGAACCATGTTTCATTTCGCCTGAGTCAGCAGAAGACAGATCATGGAAGCCATGCGAAGCATGCAAGACAGAGGTGGAAAAATTAGTGGAGGAAAAGGCCAAACTGCATGATGTGCTGTGTGGTATAA GTGGTGAGCACCTCGAGGCATTCAGAAGTTTTCTGGACAAAGTGGAACAGATCCAACCTCAGGCTGGTGTTTGGGCTCCAAAAGGCAGATCTCGGCAGCAGGAGCTATATCCAGGAAGTGGCCTCTTCTTGTCCTCGACTCACCTGGCTGCAATCCATGCAACCGCAAAGAAGGACTGCCTTCGCTTGTTCCATCTTCTTTTTGATGAATTCTTTACTGCAGAGGAGTGCCAGAATGCTGTGGCATTTGGGAAACACGGAAAGGTGCCAGATGGGAAGAGAGTCCTGGATAAGTTCAAAGTCAATGCAATTCTAA CTTACGTCATGCGCTGTAGTACACTGGATGGTTGGACACCGGTTGAGAAAAGTAAGGTCAAAAAAGCCTTCATAAACAAATGCCGCATCAGGGCCACAACACTAAATATCGGATGGGGCACACAGAGACATTTGTTGAAATGA